Proteins found in one Candidatus Zixiibacteriota bacterium genomic segment:
- a CDS encoding sigma-54 dependent transcriptional regulator, with the protein MLEQNDDSLKILLVDDDAAVLSMLKELFRKEYSVLLASSGEQALQYLTDDGDIAVVVMDIKMPGMDGIAAARQIRAINSDISVVFHTGYPGEYDEEEIDEKERPFDYIEKGEPIVKLMRAVRNGYEGYILKRGGGAIVQTAEQLYGMVGRSAVMQQVYRLISKVAACDKKVVILGETGSGKELVAQAIHYNSGRREARFVPFSCNYKSPDIIESELFGHTRGAFTGAVETTLGLFEYADGGTVFLDEIGDLDLVTQGKLLRVLETGQFQTVGSPIPKKTNIRLICATHRNLESLIATNHFREDLYYRLRGVMINLPPLRERKEDIPLLVERFRDRLVMNDDLNYKIFDRSAIAAFMEFDWPGNVRQLLDTVESLMVLTDSDIIMEADVRSYMTRSRTPEEDSKLTRRDLARRMREFKRQCVIEALAETNNNVSEAARLLGLDRSNLKRMIRALNIQID; encoded by the coding sequence ATGTTAGAGCAGAATGATGACAGTTTGAAGATACTTCTGGTAGATGACGATGCGGCCGTGCTCAGTATGCTCAAGGAGCTGTTCCGCAAAGAATACAGCGTTCTTCTGGCGTCATCTGGTGAGCAGGCGCTTCAATATCTCACTGACGATGGCGATATCGCAGTAGTGGTGATGGATATCAAAATGCCGGGGATGGATGGCATCGCCGCCGCCCGTCAGATTCGCGCTATCAATTCCGATATCTCGGTGGTATTTCATACCGGCTATCCCGGCGAATATGATGAAGAAGAGATTGATGAAAAAGAGAGGCCGTTCGATTATATCGAAAAAGGAGAACCGATAGTCAAGTTGATGCGCGCTGTCCGCAACGGTTACGAGGGATATATATTGAAGCGGGGGGGAGGGGCTATCGTGCAGACTGCCGAGCAGCTGTACGGTATGGTCGGGCGCTCGGCGGTAATGCAGCAGGTCTATCGCCTTATCAGCAAAGTGGCTGCCTGCGATAAGAAAGTGGTCATACTTGGTGAAACCGGCTCCGGCAAGGAACTGGTGGCGCAGGCGATACATTATAACAGCGGACGGCGCGAGGCGCGCTTTGTCCCCTTCAGTTGCAATTATAAATCGCCCGATATAATTGAATCGGAACTCTTCGGGCATACCCGGGGGGCTTTTACCGGGGCCGTCGAAACTACCTTGGGCTTATTCGAATATGCCGATGGCGGCACTGTCTTTCTTGATGAAATCGGCGACCTTGACCTGGTGACTCAGGGAAAACTTTTGCGGGTCCTGGAGACCGGTCAATTTCAGACGGTCGGCTCGCCGATTCCCAAGAAGACCAATATCCGCCTTATCTGCGCCACCCACCGCAATTTGGAGAGCCTGATTGCCACCAATCATTTCCGCGAAGACCTCTATTACCGACTGCGCGGCGTTATGATTAATCTTCCTCCTCTGCGCGAAAGAAAGGAAGATATCCCGCTTCTGGTCGAACGGTTTCGCGACCGGCTGGTGATGAATGATGACCTCAATTACAAAATCTTTGACCGCTCCGCTATCGCCGCTTTCATGGAGTTCGATTGGCCCGGCAATGTCCGCCAGCTTCTGGACACGGTCGAATCTCTTATGGTCTTGACTGACTCTGATATCATTATGGAAGCCGATGTCCGCTCTTATATGACCCGAAGCCGGACGCCGGAGGAGGACTCAAAACTGACGCGGCGCGACCTGGCTCGTCGCATGCGGGAATTCAAGCGCCAGTGTGTCATCGAAGCCCTCGCGGAAACCAACAATAATGTCAGTGAAGCCGCCCGCCTGCTAGGGTTAGACCGTTCCAATCTCAAACGTATGATACGCGCCCTCAATATCCAGATTGATTGA
- a CDS encoding chemotaxis protein CheW, with the protein MTGDSAIVPSSGAISRQRAGKYLTFKLGAEEYGLEILKVREIIGLMSITAVPRTPSYVRGVINLRGKVISVLNLRQKFGMDSAADTDESCIIVVDVASSGDSILMGLLVDAVSEVLDIGAEEIQDAPEFGAQINTDFILGIGKVKGAVKLLLDIDRVICFNAF; encoded by the coding sequence ATGACAGGCGATTCTGCTATTGTACCTTCATCGGGAGCAATATCCCGGCAACGGGCGGGCAAGTATCTCACCTTCAAACTCGGCGCGGAGGAGTACGGTTTGGAGATACTCAAAGTCCGCGAGATAATCGGCTTGATGTCAATTACCGCCGTCCCTCGCACCCCCTCGTATGTGCGGGGAGTTATTAACTTGCGGGGCAAAGTCATTTCGGTGCTTAACCTGCGCCAGAAATTCGGCATGGATAGCGCCGCCGACACCGATGAATCATGCATTATAGTAGTCGATGTCGCCTCCAGCGGCGATTCGATTCTGATGGGGCTGCTCGTTGACGCCGTCTCGGAAGTTCTTGATATCGGCGCGGAAGAGATTCAGGATGCCCCGGAGTTCGGCGCTCAGATTAATACCGATTTCATTCTCGGTATCGGCAAAGTCAAAGGGGCGGTCAAACTTCTGCTCGATATCGACCGGGTGATATGCTTTAATGCTTTTTAA